The nucleotide sequence aaattatttatccaaatcatgaatcaattgcaccattaaattcgttgcaattaaatcttcaaaacaagactacacatggatatattccaacgaaaatattttttagcttattattgatttttttaaatgttgcacgatgttccaccagtatatcggaattgtttcactaactagatcaaaaatatttcaatcgtttaaatcgggtgttgtttcaccttatgtaaaaacaatgtttcagcaaatagcgaaagaatgtttcagttcactgtaacattagatatatagatagtgaaacattgtgactacactaggtgaaacatttttgctggaacaaaaaataaaacaaattcccttaatagagggtttccaaaatatgtggatgATTTGTTACAATGGAGTATGTGGTGGAGACACATGACAGGTGGGGGCAAAGAACGTGGTGGGGCTAGGCGCCTGCATCACGCGCGTGGGGGGTGGGGCGCGCGGGGGGAGCGCCCAATCTGCTCCACCCCCACGGGTCGCTTGGTAGCCAGCATTTCCGGACTCAATCCCTATCATTATGAAGGGGAGGAGGTTTGTCCCTCCGTGGCTATACCTATATAGAGGGGAGGAGGTTCCTTGTGCACTATAAAAGGAAGGGAAGAGGATGAATGAAAGAATGCTCATCTATCTCAAATTTTGTGTCTCATTTTTAACTTCCTCCGGTACACCATCCCTTTGGACTATATATGCAGCAGAGGTTGCATCACCCAAATGACATGGCTAATCGAAGTTTGATAGAGTGGAAAAACAAAGTTTTTATGGTATTTGTTAGTACAAATTCAATTTAAAATGGTATAGATACAATTATTCTTATAAGATATTATTAGAAATTCAAGAATGAGGTGAAGGAAGAAAAACAGTTTAAAGAGTAAAGTAAGCTCCGATAAAATAGTTTTAACAAAATGGAATCTTTCCAGACCGCAGTATTTCCATGATTGCATTGTCACCGCTgtgatatgcatgcatgctattTTAGAACCGTGCAGCTCAGTGATATGTAAATGttccgaaaaaaaatcaaactaaaaAAAGAACCCACAAGTTTCTGGAAGGGTACTTACAAATATCCCACTCTTgttcactacttaaaaaaaacatttttatagGAGGCCAGAACATATTTTTGTGGGCGGCCATAACCTCCGCCTACATTCAAAGGCCTGTGAAAATCAATAATTTTTGCAGGCATCTAAATCCACCCGCCTACGAAAATATTTTTAGCGTAAAAAAAATCGCCGCCCCCAATCttacccgccgccgccctcccctccgacCACCGCCACCACGAGCTGTGCCGCCACTAGGGttttgggagggagagggaggggaggggagctgcaccgccgccgacctcctgcctctgcgctgcctccgccgccgctgctgccgcctacCTACCGCCTCAGCCACTACATgcggccgccgctgtcggtgccGGCCTCCCCACAACGTAGCCAGACCCGGGAGGGGagtggagcgccgccgccgacctccggtCTCCGCCGTTGCATGcagtcgccgtcaccgccctccCGACGATGCaaccggatctgggagggaaggggaggggagtgaAAGGGCCGCCGTCGGCCGGATCTGGGGGGTGGGAGCACCGCTGCCGAcctccttcctccgccgctgcatgccgccgccgccgccgcacggccgtgCCCCGTCACCGTCCGCCCCGCGCCACCGGCCggcggcctccccctccccccccccctctagccAAATCTGGGAGGGAAGGAGTGAGGGGAGCCGCCACTGCCTTCCCCCTTCCTCCGACCAATGCGTCGGGGTGCAacgcagccgccaccgcctggTAGCCGCCTCCAGCCGAGgcgggaggggggagggagaggtgggaggggagagaggtagagggacttagaaaattttggctGCGTGGTAGTTTTTAAGATGcttttatcaaattttggctgcGTGGCAGTTTTTAAGATGCTTTTATCTTTTTGTAGACGGGTCACTTAataggtccgcctgcaaaagtacctttatttttgcatgcggacctcTTAAGAGATCCGtatgcgaaaatctattttcacagGTGAACAACTATCTCATCTCACGGTTGTTATTTTCGTAGGTGGCCATTTAGCTTCGAAAGATCTACCCGCCTAAAAAAATGCTTATGTTTGGAAGAATAGTTTTTTCTAGTATAGGTTATTTATGAGTTAAGTGATTTGTTTAACCATCGTCAGCCAACTAAACTTGCGCAATAAATAGATCGACAAAATATGAACGATATAAATGAAATCTGCAACTCTAGTATAATAAAGTTAAGGAAACATTTACTGtaataattttaaatgaatTTTCATACTTTTCTAGATTAAAATTTattgtttcatatatatattagtaatATCTACATTATtcgaaaaaaaagtttgaaacaATCAATAGTTCTTTTTGGAAAATAAAGATCAACATATGGGTTAAGGTCTCTACAAATGATATGTATTACCTCTTTTCAGGTACCCAAACGATACACATGACCGTTTCTGGTGGTCACAAGTTTACATCGATATCACGCCGTCGCATAACATCTCTACAAATGATACCCGCGGTATGAATTACTACTCAAATGACTACATCTATGTTCCGGAAGACGTCCTCCGGACCGCGGTCACCACGTCCGCCACTTCTGTCCCTCTCAACATCACTCAATCACCAAACTGGCCGACCGATTGGACCTACTTTCACTTCCTGCACTTCGCCAACTTTGAGCAGCAGCTACGTCAATTAGACATATATTACGGCAAGAACAAGTGGGAATACAGCCCGCTAAGTTTGTCTTCCATGCAGCCAACATACAGCCCGATTGTTGCCAGTTTGTGTAACATCTCAATAGTCGCCACCAACACCTCCGTGCTACCACCCATGCTCAATGCCATCGAGATATACTTTGGCATCCCACGTAACGACAGCGCCACCTCTCCAGACGATGGTAACATATATATgccaaatattaattatatattcgtGTAATTTAGCTACTACTTCCGTAAGACCGtaactactctctctctctctctctctctctctctctctctctctctctctctctctctctctctctctctctctatatatatatatatatatatatgggcctgattatattaattaagaaaatagatTGTAAAAATGTTGTTATATGCAAGACCACCGATACCTTCCCAAAATTTCCTAGCTTGCGTAATTTACTGCCTTGCAGGCTTTAAATTTCTGCCGGGCTCTTGACACCTTAATTACTGGAAATTCCAAAGGGTGTGCAAAGGCAAAAATATTTATTCAGAATTGACCAAAAAGTCACAATATGCATGACATCAAAATCTGAGGAAAATAGCGAGCATAAAAGAGCATTAAAATTAGCTTAAGAACATAAACAATATTTTAGACGTCTGTTGTCTATAAAATATTTCCATGTCATATTTATAGGGAGAACTTGTATGTTTAACTATTTAACATATATAGACACATATAATTAACGATTTTATTCTGTAGACAACCTATACAAAGATATGTGTGATGTTAAACTGTCCATTAGACCGTCTGTTGATTAGGAGACACCAATCTTCtgtctcctctttctctttccctGTAATCAAAAACATTAGATAGCATCTTTCTCCAAGATGCAGACATCACAACAATATTTATTATTCATGCTCTGAATAGTATTGCAATGTTTATGCCGGCCTGTAACTGATCTGTAATTCCCGATGGCATATGTTCACAAATTATATTTGAAAATATGGTGTCACAAACACATGCACTTGACTAATTTATGTCATGTATTTATTCTAACCTGAAATTTGATGAGTTTAGAATGTAACTACAATTAGTCAGATCACAAAGTATATATCTAACAGAATTATTTATAGACTTAAGGAGTGGAAACAGATGTTTTTGCCTCACTGAAAACCAGTATATATCGCATATTCGTATACATTTTTGCACAATtgaatactcctatatatacataATGGAATGGAATATAAACTTGATTTAATGTCTAGTTGATGCCATAATGGCCATTAAAACTCAATATCAAGTGAAGAAGAACTGGATGGGCGACCCATGTCTACCCAAGGAATCTCTGTGGACTGGATTGCAATGTAGGCAAGACGGGGTTGAATCCAAAATAATATCATTGTAAgttaatacatatgtatattgATTACTTCGTTGTCTTGGTTTTGAAATTTCCATTGAATAGTTTGTTTCTTCTAAAAATATTAACAACACAAAGACTTTCGCAGAGACTTGTCATACAGTAATTTACATGGTGCAGTATCCGCTAGCTGATTTTTCCTTGCTCCAATCACTCCGATACTTGTGAGTAAAATAAATCGTATTCTAACTTATTTCGTTATCCTAAATGTTTAACTGGAAACATCACGACTTATATTGCAGGAATTTGTCAAATAACAATTTGAATGGATCAGTACCTGATTCTTTAACAAGCTTATCATCCCTTGTTCTTCTGTGagtctttctttttttgagtAAAATGTACCGGTGGTATCACAACTTGcgaggtgggtgcaatttattCACTCATCTCGCAAATTGCTCAAACAAGTCACTCATCTTGCTTCGATGGTGTATCTTGCTTCGATGGTGTAAATGATACCAAATACGTTAATTTTCACACGGATTGTTTGTTTTCAAATTGGAGTCCATATTGACCTAACATCATGCATTTTTTACCAATGTGGGCAGGATAAGCATTAAAATTACAAATTAACACTTATATTTTCATGTATATGCTACTTCCCCTTCTTTCAATGAACACAACTATATTGTGCTTGGCAATCAATAACAAAATTCATCTTTAATTGGATTTTACTACCGATAGTATTGCACGTTGTATTATTTATGGATCGTGTGACCATGTTTACAAAACAAATTAACATAGCATATATCTTCATTGCGAACACTCCATACGACAAATGCTTTATCTGATTTGCACCCCAAAACAAGATGTGTGACTTGTTTAAGCATTTTACAAGATGTGTGATAAAATTGCACCCACCTCACAAGTTAAGGTACTAACGGTGTATTTCACTCTTCTTTTTTGATCATCGACAGAACAACCAAGCTAGTATAAGTACATATAATctgggtgattttttttcttcagagaCTTGTCAGGAAATCATTTTGATGGAACAATCCCTCAAGCATTATGCACAAAAGGGTCATTGAACTTGAGGTTTGTTTAATTATCTACGCTAACAGTTCCTTCTGCTCGTAATGAACCATCATGATACCAAAAGTCATTTCTTTCATGTCATTTCTTTCATTGCACGATCCTTTTGAGATCAATAACTTTGATTtatatatgactttgtttaatAGGAAGTTCTAAAAGAATCCCCATAGTCCTTCCATCCAGTCTATATCACTAATTGCTACATTGTTTTCAGATATGACACCAACGATGGTGATCCATGTAATGGGAAATCaccaaagaagaaaaatatttttgtccTAACTGTTGCTATAGTGACTCCCGTAGCGGCAGTGTTATTGGTATCAGCTATACTAATATGTTGTTTCTGCCAGAAGAAAATGAAGCAACAAATGACACTAGGTATATATGTGGATAGTTTTCTTCCATATTTGCATACTTGTTTTGGTTACTGCTCATAACAGAAAGATATGATATTTGTCAATGTTTCTCCTGTCATGAAGGTTTGGTCCACCAATACATTCCTCATAGTGTGCAGCCTACTGGAATTTCAAACTCCGGAAGCCATGTCGACATCAAAGATCATATACTGATGTCCAATGATCATGAATTCACATATGAGGATCTGGTAAAGATAACAAACAATTTCTCAGAGTGCATTGGTGAAGGAGGATTTGGGCCAGTCTACCTTGGTCAGTTACAAGGCAGCAGTATTCAGGTTGCTGTCAAGATGTGTTCTCGAAAATCAGTACATGGACAAGGAATAAGAGAATTTTTAGCTGAGgtactttattttatttcaactagtTAATGTAACTTGAGCTTTTGGACTGATCCCAGGTTTTTTGTGAGCTATTACCAGTTTAAATTATTACAATAAAGGCTGCCAAAATTTTATTGGCACGATAAGTTTAACACCCTAAACCATATATTCGAATTTTCACTGTATAGGAATTAGGTTTTTTATGATTGTTTGACGTATTATTTCTTACGTTGTAGGTTGACAGCTTGAAAACGGTACACCACAAATATCTGGTCATGTTGATTGGATACTGCACAAACAAGAATCATTTAGCCCTTATTTATGAGTACATGCCTAATGGAAGTCTGTTTGATCATTTAAGAGGTTTGAGCTCTTTGCGACTTAAAGCTGTGTTTTTATATAAACTGTAAAAAGTTAATGTAGAGTTCAGAGTTAACATCCAATTAAATATTCACGGTACAACTATCCTCAGTTTACATGACTCGGAGACTGAAAAATGGAAGGGTATtacataaattatatatatatatatatatatatatatatatatatatataggtaaattaactggtgctacatggagtatgggctccaagattcaaattgagtatatacccaatttgattgagtatgaatttttttaaatgtttagatataaacattaacttctttactaacaagttcaaacaagtttgaactaagtttgaacttatttttttgttagactttggttctaggtatataacatccaaacatataattcgttaggtatgtaataatgaacttgttagtaaagaagttaatgaattgtgaaataaagttgagtttgagttgttttgttgttaggtatttatatgaatcaaattcatatatctaggtatatactcacaatttgaaaatttttaaaaatttgagagaatttgtgtgttttataccttggagcccgggcaccatgaagtcccatatgggtatcctatatacacacacacacacatatgtatatacacatttatatatgtatatacatacatacatatatatataggggaatgtcggtgaaaaccatcaaataagTAAAAATCCGTGAAAACTAaatctaaaagttttgtaaattcatgaaCAAATTACTAGAGATAGGTATAGGCATAAAATACATTCATGCCAAATCTCAAGtctaaactcaactttatttgagagaaacaaaaaagataaatttcGGGTGAATAGTATTCTGTTACTATTCACCTCaactttgtcttttttgtttctctcaaattaaGTTGATTTTGAACTTAAGATTTGGTATGAATGTATTTTATGCCTATACCTATATCtagtaattttttcatgaatttataaaacttttagATATGGTTTTCACGGGTTTTCAAttatttgatggttttcacCGTGTGTGTGTATCACTGCACTAACAAATCATAGTTATTTTTTAGGTAAAAAGGCCAATGTTCAAACAATGAGCTGGCTACAGCGCACTAGAATTGTGCATGAAGCTGCACAAGGTTAGGTTTAAAGTGTTtcattgtattttatcttttaCCATGTATTtcaagcatatatatgtatatacctatatacatatgtatattggtatgtatatacatatatacatatatgtatatatatatgtttcaatctcCTTTTGACAGTGTATCTCTAATACAGGTCTGGGATACCTGCATTCAGGGTGTGTATTGCCTATAATACACAGAGATGTGAAGTCACACAACATTCTACTGGGGCAAGATATGCATGCCAAAATCTCTGATTTTGGACTGTCCAAGTCTTACATTAATGAAGCACAAACTCATATATCAGTCACTGCTGCTGGCACCATAGGCTATATGGATCCAGAGTTTGTCCCTGAGCACATTCACTTAACTTTAGTATTATTTGCACTTGCAACCAACTAACTGAATGAAGCAATGAAGCTTCAATCTGCGATCTGTTCCCTTAAATTGATAACACAAAACCTTCCAGTTGCATTATCGTGAAGAGAAAGGACCTAACGATGTCGCAATTCTTCACATTACTGTGTGTTCAACACTAGTTGCAAGAATAGTTTTTCATAGCACTGGCTAAATACTCAAATCTTCAATATTATTTTTGTGTAGGTACTACTTCAGCAGCAGGCTCACCATGAAAAGCGATGTGTTCAGCTTTGGAGTGGTTTTGCTAGAGATTGTAACTGGCGAACCACCCATCCTCCCAGGCGTTGGGCATGTTGTAAAGTATGTGAAACAGAAGGCCAGCGACGGTGAAATCAGTGCGATTGTCGACCCACGTCTCCAAGGGGCATATGACATGGGTTCAGTCTGGAAGGTTGTGGACATTGCACTGATGTGCACAAAAGAGGTGTCTGATGACAGGCCAACAATGACTGAAGTAGTGGAGCAACTGAAAGATGCCTTGGCACTGGAAGAAGCTTGCCATACCGATGGCCGCAGCGACAATAGCCATGGAAGTGTGAAGCCAGATTTATCGGCCAACTGGGGACCATCAGCTAGATGATTAAAGACTAGCCAATCTATTTTGAAGTCATTTTCTGCAACTGTCCTGTTGGGTTGCATCTATGATATGCTGCTTGCTTTTTTCGTTCTATCTGTCCTGCTACAGGTGATGTGTTTGCTATCTTATGATTGTGCACGGTTCAAACAACTGAGAATTCAGCTCAGTTGGATGCTGTGTAAGAGAGGAATATTTCAAAATAAAAGAATAAACGTGTTCCTTGAAATTCCAAATAACGATTTCCAGTACTAAAGTCGAAAGTATCGTGCAGATAACAGAGGGGGTGGATGCATAAGGTTgccgaattaaatttgaaaatatactggtGATTTGTTTTTGACGTGACGACATGAGCGATCTCCGCGCGGGGTCATGCGACCAAATAGCGAGACAACTCGGCATCGCGCGACGAAATAACTCGCATCGAGATTGCTAGTTAGCGCATACGCGCGAGTTGCTTTCCTAGCGCGTACGTACACGTGTCTCGTGGAGCGAACGAGAGAACGGCGTACGGCGGTGTCGTTAGAAACTGAAAACgtgattagcacgtgattaGCCGCAGGCGTTAGAAACAGCAAACATGATTAGCGCGTGATTAGGCGCAGATTAACATCATTAGTTCAAAAAAATGATTAACACATAATTAGACACAGTTAACATCATTTGTTTGGAGAACGCTACGCATCGGACGTCTGATGTTTGGCAAAAAAATCGGACGGTGTTTCACCACATATAAAAAATTGTTTCAGATGTTTCATCACTTATTAAATAATGTTTCACTAGAAAATGTTTCAATGTTTCATTACTCGATGAGAAATGTTTCAATCAGATGAAACAATGAAAAAACACGACTCGCAACATCAGGACTCTACTCTGCAACATCGAAGAAAACACATTGTACATCATATGCAACATCCAATAAAACAAGGATGAAACACACGAATAAAATAGAGTGCAACAAAACATATACAATAGATTGCAATGCAACATTAAAtcaaaacaaaatgaaacacCTTAATACACATAGTGCAACGAGCTTAACAGTAGAATGCAACATCCCTAAAACACCAACAAAACAAACCTACGCTCCATCTTCTTCAACGCATGGTCGCCGGCCCCACGGAGCTTGGCTGCCTTCGTCGGCGCCGCACGGAGCTCGGCCGCGTGGAGCTCCGTCACCGTCCTCAGCGCCGCACGGAGCTCGACCGTTGTCGTCGATGCCGTGGAGCTTAGCCGCGTCCGCATGTCGTCGATGCCGCACGGAGCTCGCAGCCGCCATCGTCGACGCCGCGCGGAGTTCCTGCGGAGAGCCGCACGGGGAGGACGCCTAGCTGCTCACGGCAGCTATGGCCCAACCGTGCCGACGAGCAGCGAGCAGCGCCGCTTTTGGTCCTTCGTGAGAGAcagaaaggagagagaggggcagaGAACGAGTGGATGAGGGAGAGAAGTGAGTGGATGAGGGAGAGGGCAAAAGGAGTGGATAAGGTTAGCTAGAAGGCTGGCTGATAAAGTGGAGGTGGGCCTGCTGAAGCGTCCGATATTTCTTCTTGGGCCGGACGGCGGACGGTAAGCATTATCGCATTTGTTTtgatttattttcctttctttgGTAATTAGGCGTATCAcgtttagttaattttttttactattacaATATCATTTAAGGCTTTCactgaaaaaatgaaaaaaatatatccaaaatttaaaacattcaactcaaattcaaaatttaaaaaattttaactcaaatttCGAAATTTTTAGATcaatttcaaactttcaattcaaattctgaaaactttcaacccaagttttgaaaactttcaactcaaatttcataaactttcaa is from Oryza sativa Japonica Group chromosome 9, ASM3414082v1 and encodes:
- the LOC107278845 gene encoding probable LRR receptor-like serine/threonine-protein kinase At1g05700, encoding MHVWRRMRMLLLAVVHATLLMHVYVHAEPDNLGFVSIDCGLSDPPHVDMVTNISYVSDDAYIATGEKHDISSGYPWQYKADRSLRSFPSGGRNCYTIPSAARGRKYLVRARFMHGDYDGGGKSLAVKPVKFDLNIGLDFWYKVTVSDAAIPYTAEAIAVTVASSLSVCLLDTGHGTPFISSLELRPMGSDMYTDATANQSLGLVTRINMGGAANTLRYPNDTHDRFWWSQVYIDITPSHNISTNDTRGMNYYSNDYIYVPEDVLRTAVTTSATSVPLNITQSPNWPTDWTYFHFLHFANFEQQLRQLDIYYGKNKWEYSPLSLSSMQPTYSPIVASLCNISIVATNTSVLPPMLNAIEIYFGIPRNDSATSPDDVDAIMAIKTQYQVKKNWMGDPCLPKESLWTGLQCRQDGVESKIISLDLSYSNLHGAVSAS
- the LOC107279838 gene encoding receptor-like protein kinase At3g21340, which codes for MKQQMTLGLVHQYIPHSVQPTGISNSGSHVDIKDHILMSNDHEFTYEDLVKITNNFSECIGEGGFGPVYLGQLQGSSIQVAVKMCSRKSVHGQGIREFLAEVDSLKTVHHKYLVMLIGYCTNKNHLALIYEYMPNGSLFDHLRGKKANVQTMSWLQRTRIVHEAAQGLGYLHSGCVLPIIHRDVKSHNILLGQDMHAKISDFGLSKSYINEAQTHISVTAAGTIGYMDPEYYFSSRLTMKSDVFSFGVVLLEIVTGEPPILPGVGHVVKYVKQKASDGEISAIVDPRLQGAYDMGSVWKVVDIALMCTKEVSDDRPTMTEVVEQLKDALALEEACHTDGRSDNSHGSVKPDLSANWGPSAR